The Bacteroides acidifaciens genome includes a region encoding these proteins:
- a CDS encoding helix-turn-helix domain-containing protein produces the protein MKTTKKCQFCGKPFVTRSGMQRYCSEACQAEAKRARVTQKNNLFKVALPLMEIQHQEYLTFSKAATLMGCSRQYIYKLVATGKLKASRISNRMAFIRKADIEQMLEGNPYHRILPGSTSSPKKSASSSKPAKKEIRENKNDEVLDFYSGEEVMSLYKVKQSWLYTSAKRNHIPICRIAGKNYYSKRHIDEFFGVSVDISEITDWLLTEEAEAVFGMKPSALRAYAYRHKIPTKREYGRTYYSKSHLDGLRRTDLVNDERYYTVEQVQQIYGLSSANICHIVKVKHIEKVKVGVKNLLLRSDVERVMAERNKQP, from the coding sequence ATGAAAACAACAAAGAAATGCCAATTTTGCGGCAAGCCGTTTGTCACCCGGAGCGGAATGCAAAGGTATTGCAGCGAGGCTTGTCAGGCGGAAGCCAAGCGAGCCAGAGTAACACAGAAGAACAACCTCTTCAAGGTCGCCCTGCCACTCATGGAGATACAGCATCAGGAGTATCTCACTTTTTCCAAAGCAGCCACGCTCATGGGCTGTTCCCGACAGTACATCTATAAACTGGTAGCCACCGGCAAGCTGAAAGCCTCACGCATCAGCAACCGCATGGCATTTATCCGCAAAGCCGACATCGAGCAGATGCTGGAGGGCAATCCCTACCACCGTATCTTACCCGGTAGCACCTCCTCACCGAAAAAGTCCGCATCATCTTCCAAGCCAGCCAAAAAAGAAATAAGGGAAAATAAGAACGATGAAGTGTTGGACTTTTATTCGGGTGAGGAAGTGATGTCCCTTTATAAGGTCAAGCAATCGTGGCTCTATACCTCCGCTAAGCGCAACCATATCCCTATCTGCCGCATCGCAGGAAAGAACTATTACAGCAAGAGGCATATTGACGAGTTCTTCGGCGTGTCTGTTGATATAAGCGAAATCACCGACTGGCTCCTGACCGAAGAAGCGGAAGCAGTGTTCGGCATGAAACCCTCCGCACTCCGGGCATACGCCTACCGCCACAAGATACCCACCAAAAGAGAATACGGACGTACCTACTACTCCAAATCCCATCTGGACGGACTCCGCAGAACCGACCTTGTGAACGATGAACGCTACTACACCGTGGAGCAGGTTCAGCAAATCTACGGGCTGTCTTCCGCCAACATCTGCCATATCGTCAAGGTAAAGCACATCGAGAAGGTGAAAGTAGGTGTAAAGAACCTACTTCTGCGCTCGGATGTGGAGCGTGTCATGGCGGAGAGGAACAAACAACCGTGA
- a CDS encoding tyrosine-type recombinase/integrase: MSKCKTVTLRKRKIKNGTQYSLCLDYYPGYRDNTTMKVITREALGIYIFAKPANQQERDFNTRMMKKAEILRNQRYEAIFNENHGFFDKAKMKGDFLAYFKWLAERKNTKWLHVYKHFERFVNGKCTFEEVDVDLCRKFMEYLLDAPQSIHTNQKLHINSAAGYWSTFRAVLHTAYRDRKVKENPNGFLDRIECIPTMREHLSQEELIRLAETPCEEEVLKRAFLFGCLTGLRKSDIKQLTWQQIQPYTNGKMFVTTRMQKTKQIVHNPISDEAYGLLGERCEGLIFNGFKDKMLQGPLKRWLSAAGITKKITFHCTRHSFGSLHVEMGTDMAVIQAYLGHKNITTTQIYSKMAAQQMCQVVDKITLKRKEA; encoded by the coding sequence ATGAGTAAATGCAAGACAGTGACCTTGCGCAAGCGCAAGATTAAGAACGGGACACAGTATTCGCTATGTCTGGACTATTATCCCGGCTACCGTGACAACACCACCATGAAAGTGATTACACGGGAAGCCTTGGGCATTTACATCTTCGCCAAGCCTGCCAACCAGCAGGAGCGTGACTTCAACACACGCATGATGAAGAAAGCGGAGATACTGCGTAACCAACGCTATGAAGCCATCTTCAACGAGAACCACGGCTTCTTTGACAAAGCCAAGATGAAAGGCGATTTCCTTGCCTACTTCAAGTGGCTGGCAGAGCGGAAAAACACCAAGTGGCTGCACGTCTATAAACACTTCGAGCGGTTTGTGAACGGCAAATGCACCTTTGAGGAAGTCGATGTGGACTTGTGCCGTAAGTTCATGGAGTATCTGCTCGATGCCCCTCAGTCCATACACACCAACCAAAAACTGCATATCAACTCTGCGGCAGGGTACTGGTCCACTTTCCGTGCCGTACTCCATACCGCCTACCGTGACAGGAAGGTAAAGGAGAACCCCAACGGGTTCTTAGACCGTATCGAGTGCATCCCGACCATGAGGGAGCACTTGAGCCAAGAGGAACTGATACGGCTTGCCGAAACGCCTTGCGAGGAAGAAGTCCTGAAAAGGGCATTCCTCTTCGGCTGCCTGACCGGATTAAGGAAGAGCGACATCAAACAGTTGACGTGGCAACAGATACAGCCGTACACCAACGGTAAGATGTTCGTGACCACCCGTATGCAGAAAACAAAGCAGATAGTCCATAATCCTATCAGTGATGAAGCATACGGATTGCTTGGGGAACGGTGCGAGGGGTTAATCTTTAACGGCTTTAAGGACAAAATGCTGCAAGGCCCGTTGAAACGGTGGCTCTCGGCGGCAGGCATAACCAAGAAGATAACCTTTCACTGCACCCGCCACTCGTTCGGAAGCCTGCACGTGGAAATGGGTACGGACATGGCTGTCATACAAGCCTATTTAGGACACAAGAACATTACCACCACACAGATTTATTCCAAGATGGCGGCGCAACAGATGTGTCAGGTGGTGGACAAGATAACATTGAAGCGCAAGGAAGCGTAA
- a CDS encoding transposase, producing MEPTIKDKHIILGFIFVAICLISFFITLIVAEGFKQDNFVRLIVFLCSNLLGWLLYFSFQTVIFDTYEIYKIKFGKKETPAEVVTVQEEQPQNTLEPAAPTSILINEEAPVNTKPIAMKIDPKRHEANRASYEDKQKQEEEERVRMVMEYIHFIMPRIVDEATVNHICNEVGNWMSLNTYKPKPIHGRLTKEITNIPLRHFIWNISERFMYKKYYNGDNRAHFIKDLFPREFADTDIATIKNFKVDPLKSPIPIDEPENGSLDFHYPADYVRKE from the coding sequence ATGGAACCAACCATCAAAGACAAACATATCATTTTAGGCTTCATCTTCGTAGCCATCTGCCTAATCTCCTTTTTTATAACACTCATCGTTGCGGAGGGTTTCAAGCAGGACAATTTTGTAAGACTGATAGTCTTCTTATGTAGTAACCTGCTTGGATGGTTACTGTATTTCTCCTTTCAGACTGTTATCTTCGATACCTACGAAATCTATAAAATCAAGTTCGGCAAGAAAGAAACTCCTGCCGAGGTCGTAACCGTGCAGGAAGAACAGCCTCAAAACACCCTCGAACCAGCCGCACCAACATCTATATTGATAAACGAAGAAGCCCCAGTCAACACAAAGCCGATAGCAATGAAAATCGACCCGAAGCGCCACGAGGCAAACCGTGCCAGTTATGAGGACAAGCAGAAGCAGGAAGAGGAAGAACGTGTCCGCATGGTCATGGAATATATCCATTTCATCATGCCACGTATAGTGGACGAAGCGACCGTGAACCATATCTGCAACGAGGTGGGCAACTGGATGAGCCTTAACACCTACAAGCCGAAGCCGATACACGGACGGCTGACCAAAGAAATCACCAATATTCCACTTCGCCATTTCATATGGAACATATCCGAGCGTTTCATGTACAAGAAATATTATAACGGAGATAACCGTGCCCATTTCATCAAAGATCTTTTTCCACGGGAATTTGCCGATACGGATATAGCGACCATCAAGAACTTCAAGGTTGACCCATTGAAATCTCCGATTCCCATTGACGAACCCGAAAACGGCAGCTTGGATTTCCATTATCCTGCGGATTACGTGCGGAAAGAATAA
- a CDS encoding helix-turn-helix domain-containing protein: MNKINLTFNDLPEVVAQLRDEVMSLRSLLTEQNGVNNAKAVDTHVPMSVDEAAEYLGIPKGTLYMKLSDGTIPATKPGKRYCLYRDELDKWLESSRKNPVPLSDEELNASISSSHRRKPNPRNW, encoded by the coding sequence ATGAACAAAATCAATCTTACATTCAACGACCTCCCGGAGGTCGTGGCCCAACTTCGGGACGAAGTGATGAGCCTGAGAAGTCTGCTTACCGAGCAGAACGGTGTGAATAATGCAAAGGCAGTGGACACCCATGTCCCCATGTCGGTGGACGAGGCGGCGGAGTATTTGGGTATTCCCAAAGGCACGCTCTACATGAAGCTGTCGGACGGAACCATTCCTGCCACCAAGCCCGGCAAACGCTATTGCCTTTACCGTGACGAACTGGACAAATGGTTGGAATCCTCCCGGAAGAATCCCGTACCGTTGTCCGATGAGGAACTGAACGCATCCATTTCCTCTTCCCACCGTCGCAAACCCAATCCACGTAACTGGTAA
- a CDS encoding AAA family ATPase gives MEEGKNYINLIHGDLTRATQVRDGMPESIGVMSIKTANRTVLEASLLPTPRVLWDSFWYEGELSCLFADSNVGKSILAVQIADRIARTDNVLYLDFELSDKQFQLRYTGEHGNLYAFPERLYRVSLDCNSLLASDFEVAIIGSIEQMALQTGCKIFIVDNLTYLCCAMEKGDAAGRLMIQLNNLKKRYELSILVLAHTPKRSLDCPITSNDLAGSKRLYNFFDSVFAIGKSAQDNGLRYVKQLKVRYGTYSYDADNVIIYEIEKVDAFLQFVHRGYSTEKEHLKKLGDNESSQRDCLILQLSQSGKSVREIASEVNCGKSTVSRIIQRSKEGRTAAVPSVLPSQPTGSGTTGQDGTGGTTTAAKQAELFAEQEKEEDKP, from the coding sequence ATGGAAGAGGGCAAGAACTATATCAACCTGATACATGGCGACCTCACGAGGGCAACCCAAGTAAGGGACGGTATGCCGGAGAGTATCGGCGTGATGAGTATCAAGACCGCCAACAGGACTGTACTCGAAGCATCGCTGTTGCCCACACCCCGTGTGCTGTGGGACAGCTTTTGGTACGAGGGGGAACTGTCCTGCCTCTTTGCCGATTCCAACGTGGGCAAGTCCATCCTTGCCGTGCAGATTGCCGACCGCATAGCCCGGACGGATAATGTGCTGTATCTGGACTTCGAGCTGTCCGACAAGCAATTCCAACTCCGCTACACGGGTGAACACGGAAATCTCTACGCCTTTCCCGAAAGGCTGTACCGGGTATCGCTGGACTGCAACTCCTTGTTGGCATCCGATTTTGAGGTGGCGATAATCGGCAGCATCGAGCAGATGGCATTGCAAACCGGCTGCAAGATTTTCATCGTGGACAACCTGACCTATCTGTGCTGCGCCATGGAGAAAGGAGATGCCGCAGGACGGCTGATGATACAGCTTAACAACCTCAAAAAGAGGTATGAACTGTCCATCCTTGTATTGGCGCATACCCCCAAACGTTCTTTGGATTGCCCCATCACGTCCAATGACCTTGCAGGAAGCAAACGGCTCTACAACTTCTTTGACAGCGTGTTTGCCATCGGCAAGAGTGCGCAGGATAACGGGCTTCGCTATGTGAAGCAGTTGAAAGTGCGCTATGGCACATACTCATACGATGCGGACAATGTAATCATCTATGAGATTGAGAAGGTGGATGCCTTCTTGCAGTTCGTACATCGAGGCTACTCCACGGAAAAGGAGCATCTGAAGAAATTGGGTGACAACGAATCAAGCCAAAGGGATTGCCTGATTCTGCAACTCTCCCAATCGGGCAAGTCCGTAAGGGAGATAGCCTCCGAGGTGAATTGCGGCAAATCCACCGTCAGCCGGATTATCCAACGCAGCAAGGAGGGTAGGACTGCGGCTGTCCCAAGTGTCCTACCGTCCCAACCCACTGGAAGTGGGACAACGGGACAAGACGGGACAGGTGGGACAACCACGGCTGCAAAGCAGGCGGAACTGTTTGCAGAGCAAGAAAAAGAGGAGGACAAGCCATGA
- a CDS encoding DUF6371 domain-containing protein produces the protein MSNYSLQSYKGMATRHTCPNCGDRHSFAYYVNEQDTPLHPSVGRCNHESSCGYHYTPKQYFHDHPECRAANDFSFDRQRVEQKTKQPSQPTSVCYIPIHYVEKSQSVHSNFFRFLSKLLIAYYGSKAKEVLNRLLEEYRLGATHDGAVIFWQIDRNDKVRTGKVMQYNPEDGHRIKGGQTSAVNWIHSILKKQQVLPEEWQLSQCLFGEHLLRDNPDKVVILVESEKSAVIGSAIFPGYVWLATGGKSQMKEEKLRVLSGRTVLLFPDADGYTEWKQRAGSMTFCKVIVSDIIEKNATPEQKAAHIDIADWIIYQIKEGRLMCTANHLVEAERILQRMIEKNPVLQKLIDDFDLVLVGASPIESSD, from the coding sequence ATGAGCAACTATTCGTTACAGAGTTATAAAGGAATGGCGACACGGCATACCTGCCCGAATTGTGGCGACAGACACTCTTTTGCCTATTATGTGAATGAACAGGACACGCCCCTGCATCCATCGGTCGGCAGGTGTAACCATGAAAGCAGCTGTGGGTATCACTATACCCCCAAGCAGTATTTCCACGACCATCCCGAATGTCGTGCTGCTAACGATTTCTCTTTTGACAGGCAAAGAGTGGAACAAAAAACTAAGCAGCCATCGCAGCCGACATCGGTATGTTATATTCCAATCCACTATGTAGAAAAGTCGCAAAGCGTTCATAGTAACTTCTTCCGTTTCCTCTCCAAGCTCCTCATTGCCTATTATGGCAGCAAGGCAAAAGAGGTGTTAAACCGATTGTTAGAGGAATACCGCTTGGGAGCTACCCATGACGGGGCTGTCATCTTCTGGCAGATAGACCGCAATGACAAGGTGCGCACAGGCAAGGTGATGCAGTACAATCCCGAAGACGGACATCGTATCAAGGGAGGACAGACATCGGCAGTGAACTGGATACACAGCATACTGAAAAAGCAACAGGTATTGCCGGAGGAGTGGCAGTTGTCCCAATGCCTCTTCGGGGAACATCTGCTGAGAGACAATCCCGACAAGGTGGTGATCTTGGTGGAATCTGAAAAGAGTGCCGTTATCGGCTCGGCTATCTTTCCCGGCTATGTATGGCTGGCGACAGGCGGCAAGAGCCAGATGAAAGAGGAAAAACTACGTGTGCTGAGTGGACGAACCGTCCTCCTCTTTCCCGATGCGGACGGATATACCGAGTGGAAACAGCGTGCCGGAAGTATGACCTTTTGTAAAGTGATTGTGTCTGACATCATAGAAAAGAACGCCACACCGGAACAGAAAGCTGCCCATATCGACATTGCTGACTGGATTATTTATCAGATAAAGGAAGGCAGACTAATGTGTACAGCCAACCATTTGGTCGAAGCGGAAAGAATCCTCCAACGGATGATAGAGAAGAATCCCGTCCTGCAAAAGCTGATAGATGATTTCGACCTTGTGCTGGTAGGCGCAAGTCCAATCGAAAGCAGTGATTGA
- a CDS encoding mobilization protein → MATKSSIHIKPCRVTSSGAHNRRTAEYMRNIGKSQIYIVPELTAGNEQWINPGFGNPDLQAHYDYIKRMVKEKTGRAMQEKERERKGKNGKITKVAGCSPIREGVLLIRPDTTLADVCKFGEECQRRWGITPLQIFLHKDEGHWLNGQPEAEDRESFKVGERWFKPNYHAHIVFDWMNHDTGKSRKLNDEDMTEMQNLASDILLMERGQSKAVTGKEHQERNDFIIGKQKEEMKRLDATRQYWEHQLEMANKKMQETESITNALIEKANEKERQSEDLDRAISEKRSRLNKEKGSELLNAAVGWATGKSKALKNEIEDLRCEISTHEETIERLQDKIQTIQNDHSRELMQLDAKHRSELNRKETEHAQETTRLKNRIAWQSHIIGCLSFLLLKTSDIFRKAVHSIIRFARDYYKSRFDTEQVSDIKNALNLFGDDRQSHQAAGDFLYFTARQKGEFDNREQIKARREVDNVVEGNYDQQQKRGFSMKR, encoded by the coding sequence ATGGCAACAAAATCAAGCATACATATCAAGCCCTGCAGAGTCACATCAAGTGGGGCTCATAACCGGAGAACTGCCGAATATATGCGCAATATCGGCAAGTCTCAAATCTACATCGTACCCGAACTGACTGCCGGTAACGAGCAGTGGATAAACCCGGGCTTCGGCAATCCCGACCTGCAGGCGCACTATGACTACATCAAGCGGATGGTCAAGGAAAAGACAGGACGTGCGATGCAGGAGAAGGAACGTGAACGAAAAGGCAAGAACGGGAAAATCACCAAGGTGGCTGGATGCTCGCCAATCCGTGAGGGCGTGTTGCTCATCAGACCGGACACGACACTGGCAGATGTGTGCAAGTTTGGCGAGGAGTGCCAGAGACGCTGGGGCATCACTCCTCTCCAGATCTTCCTGCACAAGGACGAGGGACACTGGCTGAACGGTCAGCCGGAAGCGGAAGACAGGGAGAGTTTCAAAGTCGGCGAAAGATGGTTCAAGCCGAATTACCATGCCCATATCGTTTTTGACTGGATGAACCATGACACAGGCAAGAGCCGCAAGCTCAATGACGAGGATATGACAGAAATGCAGAATCTGGCATCCGACATACTCCTGATGGAGCGTGGGCAGTCAAAGGCTGTTACAGGCAAGGAACATCAGGAACGTAACGACTTTATCATTGGGAAGCAGAAGGAGGAAATGAAGCGGCTTGATGCCACGAGGCAATACTGGGAACATCAGCTGGAAATGGCGAACAAAAAGATGCAGGAAACGGAAAGCATTACCAACGCCCTTATCGAAAAGGCAAATGAAAAGGAACGGCAGAGTGAAGACCTTGATAGGGCTATCAGCGAGAAACGCTCCAGACTGAACAAGGAAAAAGGAAGCGAGCTTCTGAACGCCGCTGTCGGTTGGGCTACCGGGAAATCGAAAGCCCTGAAAAATGAAATAGAGGATTTGCGCTGTGAGATTTCCACGCACGAGGAAACCATCGAACGGTTACAGGATAAAATCCAGACCATACAGAACGACCACAGCCGTGAGCTGATGCAACTGGATGCCAAACACCGATCCGAACTGAACCGCAAGGAAACGGAACATGCACAGGAAACTACGAGACTCAAGAACCGGATTGCATGGCAAAGCCATATTATCGGCTGCCTCAGTTTCCTGCTGCTAAAAACAAGCGACATCTTCCGCAAGGCGGTACACAGTATCATCCGTTTTGCCCGTGATTATTACAAGTCCCGTTTTGACACGGAACAGGTATCTGACATCAAGAACGCCCTTAACCTGTTCGGGGATGACAGACAATCACATCAGGCGGCAGGGGATTTCCTGTACTTCACTGCCAGGCAAAAGGGTGAATTTGACAACCGGGAGCAAATCAAAGCCAGACGGGAGGTTGACAATGTGGTGGAAGGGAATTATGACCAGCAGCAGAAAAGAGGTTTTTCGATGAAAAGATAA
- a CDS encoding DUF4848 domain-containing protein, translated as MKQTLFSLALAMTVLSSCSSDDIINNPMNEEKHSFPTSRSLHENILSFSSEEEYNALIDSLSMLTDEELLQWESSQEGFTSMYRVHSEALEKILNATCKEEYESVKAAYQTDFIFNEKDSTDLSIYMPVLNVSKAITLNPEGFVCIAGERKNLREFENYDGYKKELSLLYPVPLGVTIENGINRVHVKTKKRKFTAQIGVRGSQQAIRVNASKKVLWGWVEYTTAYYWKYTPNGPVQFGKEVKSGHDIMILGNPFPNGAKLYMWTRGTGEENCGIMTVQL; from the coding sequence ATGAAACAAACGCTTTTTAGTCTTGCTTTGGCAATGACAGTCTTATCATCATGCAGCTCTGATGATATAATTAACAATCCGATGAACGAGGAAAAACATTCTTTTCCTACATCCAGGAGTTTGCACGAAAACATTCTTTCCTTTTCCAGTGAGGAAGAATACAATGCCTTAATTGATTCCTTGAGTATGTTAACTGATGAGGAGCTTCTGCAATGGGAATCTAGTCAGGAAGGATTCACCTCCATGTATAGAGTACACAGTGAAGCTTTGGAAAAAATATTAAATGCAACATGCAAAGAGGAATATGAATCCGTTAAGGCTGCTTACCAGACCGATTTTATATTTAACGAAAAGGATAGTACCGATTTGTCGATATATATGCCTGTATTGAATGTTAGCAAAGCAATCACATTGAATCCAGAAGGATTCGTATGTATCGCCGGTGAGAGAAAGAATTTGAGGGAGTTTGAAAATTATGATGGATATAAGAAAGAACTTTCTTTACTTTATCCTGTTCCGTTGGGTGTAACAATTGAAAATGGCATAAACAGGGTTCATGTTAAAACGAAGAAAAGAAAGTTCACCGCACAGATTGGTGTACGAGGAAGCCAGCAGGCTATCCGTGTAAATGCGTCTAAGAAAGTTTTATGGGGTTGGGTGGAATATACGACCGCGTACTATTGGAAATACACGCCTAACGGCCCTGTACAATTTGGTAAAGAAGTGAAAAGCGGTCATGACATTATGATTTTGGGCAATCCTTTCCCAAATGGAGCGAAATTGTATATGTGGACTCGCGGTACCGGTGAAGAAAACTGCGGAATAATGACCGTGCAATTGTAA
- a CDS encoding DUF4249 domain-containing protein, with product MKHLYHILLPVYIGLLSSCTYHFELDDVGASPKLVLYSYPGSGDTTVVHLSRSLPVSQKGELVRGLKGADVHLSVNGEAVPLAWTDDSIPGVPAQSYYAVKAYEDGDKVNITAAAERMKAVSSATVVPSRFPLTSIKLALKDGEPNLLQFRIGFTDNALTKDYYALKVERKQLFWNDGKYSEESSTLALNLDDEPLLNTSSGLDDILMIENGFYRNLYYWDDTKIQGKSYTIRLNTHYETDYEDDFITPDGIEHIKHKVKYRIYLYSLSEEFYRYLKSVNEQKKNGLGNSELAPIRSTYTNVSNGIGVVGGCRMFQTEWIDNL from the coding sequence ATGAAACATTTATATCATATATTACTGCCCGTGTATATCGGCTTACTTTCGTCCTGTACCTATCATTTTGAACTGGACGATGTGGGCGCTTCCCCCAAACTGGTGCTATACAGCTATCCGGGAAGCGGCGACACAACGGTAGTCCACCTTTCACGCAGCCTTCCCGTCAGTCAGAAAGGCGAGCTCGTCCGGGGACTGAAGGGAGCGGACGTCCACCTGTCCGTAAACGGTGAAGCGGTACCCCTTGCATGGACGGACGATTCCATACCGGGAGTCCCCGCCCAAAGCTATTACGCGGTAAAGGCGTATGAAGATGGCGACAAGGTCAACATAACCGCAGCGGCAGAAAGAATGAAAGCGGTTTCATCCGCTACGGTTGTCCCGTCCCGATTCCCTTTGACATCAATCAAATTGGCTCTCAAAGACGGTGAACCGAACCTGCTTCAGTTTCGGATAGGCTTTACAGACAATGCGCTGACAAAAGACTATTATGCGTTGAAGGTGGAGCGTAAACAACTGTTCTGGAACGATGGCAAGTATTCGGAAGAAAGCAGTACCCTCGCGTTGAACTTGGACGACGAACCTCTGCTGAATACATCTTCCGGGTTAGACGATATCCTGATGATTGAAAACGGGTTCTACCGGAATTTGTATTACTGGGACGATACGAAAATTCAAGGGAAAAGCTACACGATTCGTCTGAATACCCATTATGAGACAGACTATGAAGACGATTTTATAACTCCTGACGGAATCGAGCATATCAAACACAAAGTGAAATACAGGATTTATCTGTACAGCCTTTCGGAAGAGTTTTACAGGTATCTGAAATCAGTGAACGAGCAGAAAAAAAATGGACTTGGAAACTCTGAACTGGCTCCTATACGTTCCACTTATACCAACGTTTCGAACGGGATAGGCGTTGTGGGAGGATGCAGGATGTTTCAGACGGAATGGATAGACAATTTATAG